In Pseudochaenichthys georgianus chromosome 6, fPseGeo1.2, whole genome shotgun sequence, a single window of DNA contains:
- the bncr gene encoding protein Bouncer isoform X2 — protein sequence MSQLLQAAALWIYLLLPSLLCANMRCYYSPILEKGDKFDLIVSECRPDEICFKAEGRYGNYSALSARGCMAKKSCSRVHKIRIRGTFYTMSYGCCDSPYCNSCPGVFAKPLVITLALLTVAVTAGIL from the coding sequence ATGTCCCAGCTCCTGCAGGCTGCTGCTCTGTGGATATACCTGCTCCTGCCCTCGCTGCTCTGTGCAAACATGCGCTGCTACTACAGCCCCATCCTGGAGAAGGGGGATAAATTTGATCTCATCGTGTCAGAGTGCCGTCCTGATGAGATATGCTTTAAGGCAGAAGGCCGCTATGGAAACTACAGCGCCCTGTCTGCCAGGGGCTGCATGGCAAAGAAGAGTTGCAGCCGGGTGCACAAGATCCGCATCAGAGGAACCTTCTACACCATGAGCTACGGCTGCTGCGATTCACCGTACTGCAACTCCTGCCCAGGGGTCTTCGCCAAACCCCTCGTCATCACACTTGCACTATTGACTGTAGCTGTGACGGCCGGCATCTTGTGA
- the bncr gene encoding protein Bouncer isoform X1: MWNMSQLLQAAALWIYLLLPSLLCANMRCYYSPILEKGDKFDLIVSECRPDEICFKAEGRYGNYSALSARGCMAKKSCSRVHKIRIRGTFYTMSYGCCDSPYCNSCPGVFAKPLVITLALLTVAVTAGIL; the protein is encoded by the exons AT GTGGAACATGTCCCAGCTCCTGCAGGCTGCTGCTCTGTGGATATACCTGCTCCTGCCCTCGCTGCTCTGTGCAAACATGCGCTGCTACTACAGCCCCATCCTGGAGAAGGGGGATAAATTTGATCTCATCGTGTCAGAGTGCCGTCCTGATGAGATATGCTTTAAGGCAGAAGGCCGCTATGGAAACTACAGCGCCCTGTCTGCCAGGGGCTGCATGGCAAAGAAGAGTTGCAGCCGGGTGCACAAGATCCGCATCAGAGGAACCTTCTACACCATGAGCTACGGCTGCTGCGATTCACCGTACTGCAACTCCTGCCCAGGGGTCTTCGCCAAACCCCTCGTCATCACACTTGCACTATTGACTGTAGCTGTGACGGCCGGCATCTTGTGA
- the LOC117448433 gene encoding sperm acrosome membrane-associated protein 4-like: protein MEGFTYRKMGSQTKRRPDLLGPRWILSSIVMAAALFLPSLSLDSLLCNFCPLQHKGTSCPDISSQCLPDQRCSSSRGHFGSLHVLSAQGCVDAELCGSHEMASFRGVKYNVSHTCCCRDKCNGHPHSNTNLKKLLGMLADKLHYPNITVLREERWDSCVNYTSSNTLPTNAS from the exons ATGGAGGGTTTTACATACAGGAAGATGGGATCACAAACAAAGAGACG TCCTGATCTGTTGGGGCCACGCTGGATCCTGTCCTCCATCGTGATGGCTGCAGCTCTGTTCCTCCCCTCTCTGAGTCTGGACAGCCTGCTGTGTAACTTCTGTCCTCTGCAGCACAAAGGCACGTCCTGCCCTGATATCAGCAGCCAGTGTCTGCCTGACCAGCGCTGCTCCAGCTCCAGAGGACACTTCGGCTCCCTCCACGTCCTCTCTGCTCAGGGCTGCGTGGACGCTGAACTCTGTGGCTCCCATGAGATGGCCTCTTTTCGAGGGGTCAAGTACAACGTCAGCCACACCTGCTGCTGCAGAGACAAATGTAACGGCCATCCACACTCTAACACCAACCTGAAGAAGCTATTGGGGATGCTAGCCGACAAACTACATTACCCTAACATCACTGTTCTTAGAGAGGAGCGTTGGGATTCATGTGTAAATTACACATCTTCAAATACGTTACCTACCAATGCATCATAG